A region of Lycium barbarum isolate Lr01 chromosome 1, ASM1917538v2, whole genome shotgun sequence DNA encodes the following proteins:
- the LOC132599151 gene encoding protein trichome birefringence-like 42, whose translation MSAISYINKILVFLLLSRISHPVEVSNSCNLFQGSWVFDDSYPLYDSLQCPFIDPSLNCIKNGRTDNLYLKYRWQPNDCDMPRFNGDDFLQKFRGKNFMFVGDSLSSNQWQSLACMLHAAVPNSNYTFDRTRNRSVLSFPEFDFTVTFLKDGFLVDLVVEEAGRVLKLDSLSSSKQWKGVDVLIFNSYHWWIHAGRRQTWDYFQVGDKLYKDMDHMEAYKIALTTWANWVDSNIDPAVTKVFFQGISAIHFRGKDWDEPTVQDCSGQTKPIESSTYPGERYPGEAVVKSVLSNMTKPVTLLDIALLTQLRKDGHPAGFASGTNTDCSHWCVAGVPDSWNELLYTILLQK comes from the exons ATGTCTGCAATAAGCTACATTAATaaaattctagtttttcttctccTATCAAGAATATCACATCCAGTTGAAGTATCAAATAGCTGTAATTTATTTCAAGGAAGTTGGGTTTTTGATGATTCTTATCCACTTTATGACTCCTTGCAATGTCCATTTATAGACCCAAGTCTCAATTGTATCAAAAATGGAAGAACAGATAATTTATACCTCAAATATAGATGGCAGCCAAATGATTGTGACATGCCGAG GTTCAATGGTGATGATTTCTTGCAAAAGTTTAGAGGCAAAAACTTCATGTTTGTGGGGGATTCCTTGAGCAGCAACCAGTGGCAATCACTAGCATGCATGCTTCATGCTGCAGTTCCAAATTCTAATTACACATTTGACAGAACAAGGAACCGTTCCGTTCTTTCATTCCCT GAGTTTGACTTCACAGTCACATTCTTGAAAGACGGATTTCTTGTTGACCTAGTGGTCGAGGAAGCAGGACGAGTTCTCAAGCTTGATTCTCTCAGCAGTAGCAAACAATGGAAAGGAGTTGATGTCTTAATTTTCAACAGCTACCATTGGTGGATACATGCAGGGCGTAGACAAAC ATGGGACTACTTTCAAGTTGGTGACAAACTTTACAAGGATATGGACCATATGGAAGCATACAAGATTGCTTTAACAACTTGGGCAAATTGGGTTGATTCCAACATTGATCCTGCTGTGACTAAAGTGTTCTTCCAAGGAATTTCTGCTATTCATTTCCG TGGCAAGGATTGGGATGAACCAACTGTGCAGGACTGCAGTGGACAAACAAAACCAATAGAAAGCTCAACTTATCCAGGTGAAAGATATCCAGGAGAAGCAGTTGTGAAGAGTGTCCTAAGTAACATGACAAAACCTGTGACTTTACTTGATATTGCACTGCTTACACAACTACGAAAAGACGGCCACCCCGCGGGATTTGCCAGTGGCACAAATACCGATTGCAGCCACTGGTGTGTAGCTGGTGTTCCAGATTCTTGGAATGAACTATTGTACACAATCTTGCTCCAGAAATGA
- the LOC132629175 gene encoding protein trichome birefringence-like 42 yields the protein MSAKTRISCLSYINKILVVLLLSRTSHSVEVSQSCNLFQGSWVFDDSYPLYDSLECPFIDQGLNCLKNGRTDQLYLKYRWQPNDCDLPRFDGEDLLKNFRGKNFMFVGDSLSSNQWQSLTCMLHAAVPNSNYTFDQTRNRSVLSFPEFEFTVTFLKNGFLVDLVVEEAGRVLKLDSLSRTEQWKGVDFLIFNSYHWWIHTGRLQTWDYFQAGDKLYKDMDHMEAYRIALTTWANWIDSNIDPAVTKVFFQGISAVHYRGNDWNEPKVQDCGGQTKPIEGSTYPGERYPGEAVVKSVLSNMTKPVTLLDITLLTQLRKDGHPSRIASGPTDCSHWCVAGVPDAWNELLYTILLQK from the exons ATGTCTGCTAAAACAAGAATTTCTTGTCTAAGCTACATTAATAAAATTCTTGTTGTTCTCCTCCTATCAAGAACATCACATTCAGTTGAAGTATCACAGAGCTGTAATTTATTTCAAGGAAGTTGGGTTTTTGATGATTCTtatccactttatgattctttgGAGTGTCCTTTTATAGACCAAGGTCTCAATTGTCTCAAAAATGGAAGAACAGATCAACTTTACCTCAAATATAGATGGCAGCCAAATGATTGTGATCTGCCCAG GTTCGATGGTGAAGATCTCCTGAAAAACTTCAGGGGCAAAAACTTCATGTTTGTGGGGGATTCCTTGAGCAGTAACCAGTGGCAATCACTAACATGCATGCTTCATGCTGCAGTTCCGAATTCTAATTACACATTTGACCAAACAAGAAACCGTTCCGTTCTCTCATTCCCG GAGTTTGAGTTCACAGTCACATTCTTGAAAAACGGATTTCTCGTTGACCTAGTGGTCGAGGAAGCAGGACGAGTTCTCAAGCTCGACTCTCTCAGCAGGACTGAACAGTGGAAAGGAGTTGATTTCTTAATCTTCAACAGCTACCATTGGTGGATACACACTGGACGTCTACAAAC ATGGGATTATTTTCAAGCTGGTGACAAACTCTACAAGGATATGGACCATATGGAAGCATACAGAATTGCTTTGACTACTTGGGCTAATTGGATTGATTCCAACATTGATCCTGCTGTGACTAAAGTGTTCTTCCAAGGAATTTCTGCTGTTCATTATCG TGGCAACGATTGGAATGAACCAAAGGTGCAAGATTGCGGTGGACAAACAAAGCCAATAGAGGGATCAACTTATCCAGGTGAAAGATATCCAGGAGAGGCAGTGGTTAAGAGTGTCCTAAGTAATATGACAAAGCCTGTCACTTTACTTGATATAACACTGCTTACGCAACTACGAAAAGACGGACACCCCTCGAGAATCGCCAGTGGCCCAACCGATTGCAGCCACTGGTGTGTAGCTGGTGTTCCAGATGCTTGGAATGAGCTATTGTACACAATCTTGCTCCAGAAATGA
- the LOC132629215 gene encoding zinc finger BED domain-containing protein RICESLEEPER 1-like → MEIPAEIPIKKPKRLTSVVWNHFERVRKADICYAVCVHCKKKLSGSSNSGTTHLRNHLLRCLKRSNYDVSSILAAKRKRKETTTLAVVSYEEGQRKEEIISPMTTFKFDQGVKKEEVNMPINLGSARFDQERSRLDLARMIMLHGYPLAMVDHIGFKIFVKNLQPQFEVLTNSAVELDCLTIFSKEKQKVYEAIHNLHGRISLSADVWDSSENARYLCLTAFYIDEDWKLQKKMLNFITLDPSHTDDILSEVVIKSLTEWAIDRKLFSMTFDHFTGYDVMIFRIKDWLSQNRPLLKNGELFDVRCAVQLMKSIVSDVMEALRDVTHKVRESIRHVKSSQLTLGKFNVIAQQASVNGERPLILDCGQQWSSTYLMLEAALDYRGAFNLLEESDPSYTTPLSETEWDHVSAIAGYVKLFVEVTNFFTANKCSTANLYFPEICDIHIQLIEWCKNPDSFLSDIALKMKEKFDKYWNKCSLTLAIAAILDPRFKMKLVEYYYPQIYGSDASNQIKEISDAIRELSNEYAMGAGSSSLDPDTAGASGSLTSTTIGTRDRLRGFDKFLHETSQSHNITSDLEKYLEEPVFPRNYDFSVLNWWKVHTPRYPTLSMMARDILGVPASTLGPDLAFHNRDRVLDNQRSSLNPDAREALICGQDWLRMEAEETSAPHIYTAVPLSMESK, encoded by the exons atggaaattccagctgAGATCCCAATAAAGAAACCAAAGAGGTTGACATCCGTTGTATGGAACCATTTTGAAAGAGTTCGAAAGGCCGATATCTGTTATGCTGTCTGTGTGCATTGCAAAAAGAAGCTTAGTGGATCAAGTAACAGTGGAACTACTCATCTGAGGAATCATTTGTTGCGGTGTCTAAAAAGATCCAACTATGATGTTTCCTCAATACTTGCTgcgaagagaaagagaaaagaaactaCTACTCTTGCAGTTGTCAGCTATGAAGAAGGGCAAAGGAAAGAAGAAATCATTAGCCCTATGACAACCTTTAAGTTTGATCAAGGGGTAAAGAAAGAGGAAGTTAACATGCCTATCAATCTTGGCAGTGCTAGATTTGATCAAGAACGGAGTCGTCTGGATCTCGCCCGTATGATTATGTTACATGGTTATCCTTTAGCCATGGTTGACCATATTGGTTTCAAAATATTTGTCAAGAATTTACAGCCACAATTTGAGGTTTTGACTAACAGTGCTGTTGAACTTGACTGTCTGACAATTTTCTCAAAGGAGAAACAGAAAGTGTATGAAGCGATCCATAACTTGCATGGACGAATTAGTCTTTCTGCTGATGTTTGGGATTCGTCAGAAAATGCGCGGTATCTGTGCTTGACTGCTTTTTACATTGATGAAGACTGGAAGCTTCAGAAGAAAATGCTGAATTTCATCACACTGGACCCTTCTCACACAGATGACATACTTTCAGAAGTTGTTATAAAAAGTTTGACCGAATGGGCCATTGATCGTAAGTTGTTTTCTATGACTTTCGATCATTTTACAGGCtatgatgtgatgatatttaGGATCAAAGACTGGCTCTCTCAAAACAGGCCTCTGTTAAAGAATGGTGAATTGTTTGACGTGCGTTGTGCAGTACAGTTAATGAAATCAATCGTTTCCGATGTCATGGAAGCACTTCGAGATGTGACCCACAAAGTCCGAGAAAGCATAAGGCATGTTAAGAGTTCACAACTAACCCTAGGAAAATTCAATGTGATTGCTCAACAAGCTTCGGTTAATGGTGAAAGACCTTTGATTCTTGACTGTGGACAGCAGTGGAGTTCAACATATTTGATGCTTGAAGCTGCCTTAGATTATAGGGGAGCCTTCAATCTACTAGAAGAGAGCGATCCTTCCTACACTACCCCTTTGTCTGAAACAGAGTGGGATCATGTTAGTGCCATCGCGGGCTATGTGAAACTTTTTGTTGAAGTTACTAACTTTTTCACGGCAAATAAATGTTCAACTGCCAACCTATATTTCCCAGAAATATGTGATATTCACATCCAGTTGATCGAATGGTGTAAAAATCCTGATAGTTTTCTTAGCGATATAGCGCTGAAGATGAAAGAAAAGTTTGACAAATACTGGAACAAGTGTAGTTTGACTTTGGCAATAGCAGCAATACTGGATCCCAGGTTCAAGATGAAGTTGGTGGAGTATTACTATCCTCAGATTTATGGTTCTGATGCCTCAAATCAGATCAAAGAAATATCTGATGCTATAAGAGAGCTTTCCAATGAGTATGCTATGGGCGCGGGCTCATCTTCGCTTGATCCAGATACAGCGGGTGCTTCTGGAAGCTTAACCAGTACCACTATTGGTACGAGGGACAGACTTAGGGGTTTCGACAAGTTTCTCCATGAAACTTCACAAAGCCACAACATAACATCAGATCTTGAAAAATACTTGGAAGAGCCGGTCTTTCCACGCAATTATGATTTCAGTGTATTGAATTGGTGGAAAGTTCACACACCAAGGTACCCTACATTATCAATGATGGCTCGTGATATCTTGGGAGTTCCTGCATCCACTCTTGGACCAGATCTGGCATTCCATAACAGAGATCGGGTGCTTGACAATCAGCGTAGTTCACTTAATCCAGATGCAAGAGAAGCTTTGATATGTGGTCAAGACTGGTTGCGCATGGAAGCTGAAG AAACCAGCGCGCCTCACATCTATACCGCCGTGCCTCTTTCAATGGAATCGAAGTAG
- the LOC132629226 gene encoding trifunctional UDP-glucose 4,6-dehydratase/UDP-4-keto-6-deoxy-D-glucose 3,5-epimerase/UDP-4-keto-L-rhamnose-reductase RHM1-like — MSTYTPKNILITGAAGFIACHVANRLVRSYPDYKIVVLDKLDYCSNLKNLIPSRSSPNFKFVKGDIASADLVNYLLITESIDTIMHFAAQTHVDNSFGNSFEFTKNNIYGTHVLLEACKVTGQIRRFIHVSTDEVYGETDEDAVVGNHEASQLLPTNPYSATKAGAEMLVMAYGRSYGLPVITTRGNNVYGPNQFPEKLIPKFILLAMKGKPLPIHGDGGNVRSYLYCEDVAEAFEVVLHKGEVGHVYNIGTTKERRVIDVAKDICKLFNIDSEKSIQFVENRPFNDQRYFLDDQKLKNLGWEERTIWEEGLKKTIEWYKNNPDWWGDVSGALLPHPRMLMMPGGIERNLDGAEKYDSGSTEFSGKSNETTQTVAPSSKTVPEKSPFKFLIYGRTGWIGGLLGKLCEKQGIPYEYGKGRLEDRSKLLADINSVKPTHVFNAAGVTGRPNVDWCESHKPETIRTNVAGTLNLADVCREHGLLVMNFATGCIFEYDAKHPEGSGIGFKEEDTPNFAGSFYSKTKAMVEELLKNYDNVCTLRVRMPISGDLNNPRNLITKISRYNKVVNIPNSMTILDELLPISIEMAKRNLTGIWNFTNPGVVSHNEILEMYKKYIDPAFAWANFTLEEQAKVIVAARSNNEMDASKLKKEFPELLPIKDSLIKYVFEPNKKTSA; from the exons ATGTCAACATACACCCCTAAGAATATACTCATTACTGGAGCTGCCGGATTTATTGCATGCCATGTAGCCAACAGGCTTGTCCGGAGCTACCCCGACTACAAGATCGTTGTCCTTGACAAACTTGATTATTGTTCAAATTTGAAGAACCTTATTCCTTCCCGATCTTCCCCTAATTTCAAGTTTGTTAAGGGAGACATCGCCAGTGCAGATCTTGTGAACTACCTTCTCATCACCGAGTCCATCGACACTATAATGCATTTTGCTGCTCAGACCCATGTTGATAACTCCTTCGGTAATAGCTTTGAGTTCACCAAGAACAACATCTACGGGACCCACGTACTATTAGAGGCTTGCAAAGTTACTGGTCAGATCAGAAGGTTTATCCACGTCAGCACGGACGAGGTTTATGGAGAGACCGATGAGGATGCAGTTGTAGGAAACCATGAAGCCTCACAACTCCTTCCCACTAACCCGTATTCTGCCACAAAAGCTGGAGCCGAAATGCTTGTTATGGCTTACGGTAGATCATATGGGTTACCTGTTATAACCACAAGAGGGAACAATGTTTATGGACCAAACCAATTTCCCGAGAAACTAATCCCAAAGTTTATACTTTTAGCCATGAAGGGAAAGCCTCTTCCTATCCACGGAGATGGTGGTAACGTACGTAGCTATCTTTATTGTGAGGATGTTGCTGAGGCTTTTGAAGTTGTTCTACACAAGGGAGAGGTCGGTCATGTTTATAACATTGGAACTACAAAAGAGAGAAGAGTGATTGATGTTGCCAAAGATATATGCAAACTCTTTAACATAGATTCAGAAAAAAGCATTCAGTTTGTGGAGAACAGACCGTTTAATGACCAGAGGTACTTTCTGGATGATCAGAAGTTGAAGAATTTGGGTTGGGAAGAGAGGACTATATGGGAAGAGGGTTTGAAAAAGACTATTGAATGGTATAAGAATAACCCTGATTGGTGGGGAGATGTTTCCGGAGCATTGCTTCCCCATCCTAGAATGCTGATGATGCCCGGTGGAATAGAAAGAAATTTGGATGGAGCTGAGAAATATGATTCGGGGTCTACCGAATTCTCGGGAAAGTCCAATGAAACAACCCAAACGGTAGCTCCATCTTCGAAGACCGTGCCTGAGAAATCACCTTTTAAGTTCTTGATCTATGGTAGGACCGGGTGGATTGGCGGTTTGCTAGGGAAATTGTGTGAGAAGCAAGGGATCCCGTACGAGTATGGTAAGGGACGTTTGGAGGATCGGTCAAAGCTTTTGGCAGACATTAACTCTGTCAAGCCCACACATGTCTTCAATGCTGCTGGTGTCACTGGTAGACCCAACGTTGATTGGTGCGAGAGTCATAAACCAGAAACAATTCGCACAAATGTCGCTGGTACTCTAAACTTGGCAGATGTTTGCAGAGAGCACGGTCTCCTAGTGATGAACTTTGCCACTGGTTGCATATTCGAGTATGATGCTAAGCACCCAGAAGGCTCCGGTATTGGGTTCAAAGAGGAAGACACACCCAATTTCGCTGGTTCTTTCTATTCAAAGACCAAGGCCATG GTTGAAGAGCTGTTGAAAAATTATGACAATGTTTGCACGCTCAGAGTCCGCATGCCAATATCTGGAGACCTCAACAACCCTCGCAATTTGATTACCAAGATTAGCCGCTACAATAAGGTGGTCAATATTCCTAACAGTATGACCATATTGGATGAGCTTCTTCCGATTTCAATTGAGATGGCAAAGCGTAACCTCACGGGCATTTGGAACTTCACAAACCCTGGTGTTGTGAGCCATAACGAGATTTTGGAAATGTACAAGAAGTATATCGACCCAGCATTTGCTTGGGCTAACTTCACATTGGAAGAGCAGGCCAAGGTAATCGTTGCAGCTCGCAGTAACAATGAGATGGATGCATCAAAGTTGAAGAAAGAGTTCCCTGAATTGCTACCAATCAAAGATTCACTTATCAAGTATGTTTTTGAACCAAACAAGAAAACCTCTGCATAA